From one Halosimplex rubrum genomic stretch:
- a CDS encoding succinate dehydrogenase hydrophobic membrane anchor subunit has product MAQHYSSFERGGVKWLFQRLTAVFLVGVLAFHFFLLHFVNHAAEITFAGTQARMSQVGYFATMWLFLVTATFHGVNGVYNALVNQGLSGTRKKAVGAVLALASIALIVQGTRVALAMTNLL; this is encoded by the coding sequence ATGGCACAGCACTACTCATCGTTCGAGCGCGGCGGCGTCAAGTGGCTCTTCCAGCGACTGACTGCGGTCTTCCTGGTCGGCGTACTCGCCTTCCACTTCTTCCTCCTGCACTTCGTCAACCACGCCGCGGAGATCACCTTCGCCGGCACCCAGGCGCGGATGAGCCAGGTCGGCTACTTCGCGACGATGTGGCTGTTCCTTGTCACCGCGACGTTCCACGGCGTCAACGGCGTCTACAACGCGCTGGTCAACCAGGGGCTGAGCGGCACCCGCAAGAAAGCAGTCGGGGCCGTTTTGGCGCTGGCGAGCATAGCACTAATCGTTCAGGGAACCCGCGTCGCACTCGCGATGACCAACCTACTATGA
- a CDS encoding succinate dehydrogenase/fumarate reductase iron-sulfur subunit yields the protein MSTQIEQEQTEEQTEAEPAEEAEQSPQDRRLSEKKARAEAREREEQAREEVRDADDTVRIKVFRYDPEVEGKSEPRFDDFSVPFFKGMTVLDALIYARDHYDSSLTFRHSCRQAVCGSDALFVNGQQRLGCKTQMADLEGPVRIEPLPHQDVVKDLVVDMEHFYEQMEAVEPYFQPDELPEGEREEQRQTPENREKVKMSTRCIWCGACMSSCNIAAGDNEYLGPAAINKAYRFAMDEREGEIQKEDRLEIIEQEHGVWRCQTQFSCTEVCPKDIPLTEHIQELKREAVKSNLKFW from the coding sequence ATGAGCACGCAAATCGAACAAGAGCAGACAGAGGAGCAGACCGAGGCCGAACCGGCCGAGGAGGCCGAACAGTCGCCACAGGACCGGCGACTCTCCGAGAAGAAGGCCCGCGCCGAGGCCCGCGAGCGCGAGGAGCAGGCCCGCGAGGAGGTCCGCGACGCCGACGACACCGTCCGGATCAAGGTGTTCCGCTACGACCCCGAGGTCGAGGGCAAGTCCGAACCGCGCTTCGACGACTTCTCGGTCCCCTTCTTCAAGGGGATGACCGTCCTCGACGCGCTGATCTACGCCCGGGACCACTACGACTCGTCGCTGACCTTCCGCCACTCCTGCCGGCAGGCGGTCTGTGGCTCCGACGCGCTGTTCGTCAACGGCCAGCAGCGACTCGGCTGCAAGACCCAGATGGCCGACCTCGAAGGGCCGGTCCGCATCGAACCGCTCCCCCACCAGGACGTGGTGAAGGACCTGGTCGTGGACATGGAGCACTTCTACGAGCAGATGGAGGCCGTCGAGCCGTACTTCCAGCCCGACGAGCTACCCGAGGGCGAACGCGAGGAACAGCGCCAGACCCCCGAAAACCGCGAGAAAGTGAAGATGTCGACGCGGTGTATCTGGTGTGGCGCCTGCATGTCCTCGTGTAACATCGCCGCGGGCGACAACGAGTACCTCGGCCCGGCGGCCATCAACAAGGCCTACCGGTTCGCGATGGACGAGCGCGAGGGCGAGATCCAGAAGGAGGACCGCCTGGAGATCATCGAGCAGGAACACGGCGTCTGGCGCTGTCAGACCCAGTTCTCCTGCACGGAGGTCTGTCCGAAGGACATCCCGCTGACCGAGCACATTCAGGAACTGAAACGCGAAGCGGTGAAGTCGAACCTCAAATTCTGGTAA
- a CDS encoding FAD-binding protein → MHEHDVLVVGAGGAGLRAAIAAHEAGADVAMVTKLHPVRSHTGAAEGGINAALHPEDSWELHAYDTMKGSDYLGDAPAVETFAQDAPDEVIQLEHWGMPFSREEDGTVSQRPFGGLSHPRTTYAGAETGHHLLHTMYEQVVKRGITVYEEQQVLDLAVTDHDDVEDRECHGVVAYDIASGEIQGYRATNGVILATGGPGQVFDHTTNAVANTGDGYAMAYRAGVPLEDMEFVQFHPTTLPSTGVLISEGVRGEGGILYNDNEERLMFEYGYANNDGELASRDVVSRAELTEVNEGRGIEDEYVHLDMRHLGEERILDRLENILHLAEDFEGVDGLDEPMPVKPGQHYQMGGVEVDENGHTCIDGLYAAGEVACVSLHGGNRLGGNALPELLVFGARAGKHAAGGDMKEAEIQTGPSAESEAGEIPDGVDVGAVDAGSESVAADGAAVDAGTVVESEVQRQQERVDHLLEDEGVNHAQVRDDIQQTMTANVNVFRREENLKDALGDIREARERYRHVAASDPSRTYNTDLMHTMETRNIIDIAEAITVGALAREEFRGAHWREQYQERRDDEWLKHTMLAWSDGNPRLYYKPVLLEGEKEYEPKERSY, encoded by the coding sequence ATGCACGAACACGACGTACTCGTCGTCGGCGCGGGCGGCGCAGGCCTGCGCGCGGCGATCGCGGCACACGAAGCGGGAGCGGACGTGGCGATGGTCACGAAGCTCCACCCCGTCCGGAGCCACACCGGGGCGGCCGAGGGCGGCATCAACGCCGCCCTCCACCCCGAGGACTCCTGGGAACTGCACGCCTACGACACGATGAAGGGCTCGGACTACCTCGGGGACGCCCCCGCGGTCGAGACCTTCGCCCAGGACGCGCCGGACGAGGTCATCCAACTCGAACACTGGGGGATGCCCTTCTCCCGCGAGGAGGACGGCACCGTCTCCCAGCGGCCGTTCGGCGGCCTCAGCCACCCCCGAACGACCTACGCCGGCGCCGAGACCGGCCACCACCTGCTCCACACGATGTACGAGCAGGTCGTCAAGCGCGGCATCACCGTCTACGAGGAACAGCAGGTGCTGGACCTCGCGGTGACCGACCACGACGACGTCGAGGACCGGGAGTGTCACGGCGTCGTCGCCTACGACATCGCCAGCGGCGAGATCCAGGGGTACCGCGCCACCAACGGCGTCATCCTCGCGACGGGCGGTCCCGGCCAGGTGTTCGACCACACCACCAACGCGGTCGCCAACACCGGCGACGGCTACGCGATGGCCTACCGCGCCGGCGTCCCGCTGGAGGACATGGAGTTCGTCCAGTTCCACCCCACGACGCTCCCGTCGACCGGCGTCCTCATCTCCGAGGGCGTCCGCGGCGAGGGCGGCATCCTCTACAACGACAACGAGGAGCGCCTGATGTTCGAGTACGGCTACGCGAACAACGACGGCGAACTCGCCTCCCGCGACGTGGTCTCGCGGGCGGAACTCACCGAGGTCAACGAGGGTCGCGGCATCGAGGACGAGTACGTCCACCTCGACATGCGCCACCTCGGCGAGGAGCGCATCCTCGACCGCCTGGAGAACATCCTCCACCTCGCGGAGGACTTCGAGGGGGTCGACGGCCTCGACGAGCCGATGCCGGTCAAGCCCGGCCAGCACTACCAGATGGGCGGCGTCGAGGTCGACGAGAACGGCCACACCTGCATCGACGGCCTCTACGCGGCCGGCGAGGTGGCCTGCGTCTCGCTGCACGGCGGCAACCGCCTCGGCGGCAACGCGCTGCCCGAACTGCTCGTGTTCGGCGCCCGCGCCGGCAAGCACGCCGCCGGCGGCGACATGAAGGAGGCGGAGATCCAGACCGGACCCAGCGCCGAGAGCGAAGCCGGTGAGATCCCCGACGGCGTCGATGTCGGAGCGGTCGACGCCGGCAGCGAGTCCGTCGCCGCCGACGGCGCCGCGGTCGACGCTGGGACCGTCGTCGAGAGCGAGGTCCAGCGCCAGCAGGAACGGGTCGACCACCTCCTCGAAGACGAGGGCGTCAACCACGCGCAGGTCCGCGACGACATCCAGCAGACGATGACGGCCAACGTCAACGTCTTCCGCCGCGAGGAGAACCTCAAGGACGCTCTCGGGGACATCCGCGAGGCCCGAGAGCGTTACCGCCACGTCGCCGCCTCGGACCCCTCGCGCACGTACAACACCGACCTGATGCACACGATGGAGACCCGCAACATCATCGACATCGCGGAGGCCATCACGGTCGGCGCCCTCGCTCGCGAGGAGTTCCGCGGCGCCCACTGGCGCGAGCAGTACCAGGAGCGCCGGGACGACGAGTGGCTCAAACACACCATGCTCGCCTGGTCGGACGGCAACCCCCGGCTGTACTACAAACCCGTCCTCCTCGAAGGCGAGAAAGAGTACGAGCCGAAGGAACGTAGCTACTAG